GACCTAAAAGGGCCAGTGCTTTGTAAAGGGGGGCCGGCTTTAGTAAACTTACCGAGATACCAAGTAAGATGACCAAAAGTGATTCCTAGAGAATAACATGGAAATCGTTGCACTAAGAGTACAgtttagggataaggttagagGCAGGTGCCAGATAGGGTGGCATCTTAATTGTGGGGTCCACTGGCCATTGTCATGATCTCTGGGAGACTCCTGGAAAGTGTTGAGATGGCTGTATGGCTGACTGAAAgaatctgctttaaaaaaaatctggcagTTGATGtgtttttccctccttcctctgatTGATAAACTACAAGGATCAAGGAATCTGCTCCTAGCAAGATAGTGCAGAAATTCAAGAATCCCTTGCCACATCCTCTCAAAGCTCTGCTAACTCATCTGTTGTCCTCTCTCCCTGCCTGTTCCCTACAGGACACTTCACAGCCATGGTATGGAAGAATACAAAGAAGATGGGCGTGGGAAAGGCATCTGCAAGTGATGGGTCCTCCTTTGTGGTGGCCAGATACTTCCCAGCAGGGAATGTTGTCAACCAGGGCTTCTTTGAAGAAAATGTCCTGCCTCCAAAGAAGTAACTTGTCAAATATAATGGGAAGGTGGGAGACTTAAGACCACGGATATGAAGTGCCTAAAACAACAAGAACCCAGCTGTGTGTCTGTCCCTGTGGATGTATGTGCTTGTGTATGTGATGCCCCTGAGCATCTCCTATACACACTCTTGGATATACAGCTCTGTCTGAGCTCATTCTTATTAAAGGAATAAGCATCTGAAGCATTTACCTGGACAGTTACCCAGACCACAACTCTTTGggcataaattttttaaaaatacttggtaATTTTTTAAGCAGACTTCTTTTGTACCTTTCTTACTTTTAATATCCCCCCCTGGAcattttatattccaaatatttGTGATCTTGAGAAGTGAAGTTTGTTTTATGTAACTGTCACACATTGTAATCTACTTTTGGTAGATATTTAAGAGTATTAAACCTTCCTTTAAATGTGACAAAACACACATAAAGCAGTTTGCATCAGAAGCATGGTGCAGCCCGGGGCTCTGTTTCACAGAATCATTGAGATTTTCAGTTGGAAGACATGAGGTCATCCTGCTTGCCTCCTGGAATTCTCTAATGGAATTGCCAAAGAACAAATGGAGAAAAAGCTTTACTTCCTTGCATTTTTCTACCTTTAAATAGCAAAGTACCACTGCCTTATGTCCTCCCCCAACCCCTTTTCTTGAACTTTTCTGCATTTCAGAGTTCCATACTTACCCCTGATCTCTCTGGAGTCAGATTAGGTCTAGCCTATCCCTCCCCTACTCCTCCTAGATGTCCCCAGCCTGTTCTGGAAGAAAGCCCCTCTCACACTGTCTAGGCTCTTTGCCAAATGGCCTTGGGTGGATGAAGTCATTGGTGTGGGGGTGAAAGTGAGCTCACTCAGGGTCCCTAGAGGAAACCCTGCAGCTTCTACCCTGCCCCCCACAGGGTGGGAGCCCAGGCCTATTCCTGGCAGCTGTGACTGCAGCTGTGTTGCTGCTCCCTCCTGGAATGTGTGACAAGCCCAAATGTTCCAGGGAGGTGCCCAAGGCAGGGGGCTTAGAAACGCTAATTTAGTGCTATGTTTTGCCTCAAACTATAGAAAGCTCCCCTGAATAGCAGTTTTATAAGGACCACATGGTGGGACCAACCCAGAAGCCCCAGCTGAGTGTCCTTGAAACCATGGCATCTCCATCTGTCAAGATAGCTGGGGCCCAGTGAGGGGGTTGCTGGCTTAAAGACAGGAGTCTGGGCAGGCCAGTCTTTGAAATACTTTCCTAAAGGCCTATGTTGCACTGTGAACGTGGTCTCACGCTGTGCCCCTTGTTGCATCCAGGAATATTGACTAATAAGACAATAAAATCTTCTCTTTTGTGTGATATTTTCTTCCAATGTAATTCATGCCCGATGCTTATTTTGTGGTCTAGGCCATTCATGACTGTGAATCCCTGTCTTGAGTAACTCAAGTCCCAGGATATCCCCAATTCCTCTGCTTGTACACTATGTAATGCTTAAGCTGATCAAATTTTGAACCATGTGACCCACAGCTGGTTGGACTAGAGTGGACACCTGATCCAAGGGCAGTCAGTCCCtaggctgaccatggactgaggaTTTATTCTAAGACACATGGAGAGAATTTCccaatggaattaaaaaaataaggatgccctgggttcaaaataGGACTGTGGCAAACCAAAGCCATATGCAGCCAGGTTATGAGTGGGAAAAATGGAAGTGAAAAAGACAGTtgttaagagaataaaagaagGGGATATTGGTCCTATGCTTTCCAGTTCCAGGCCAATTCTGTAACTTTGAAATATGCCCCTCATTATCTTCAGGGTTTTGCAATGAACCGATATATAAACTGATGACCCCCCCAATTCAAATATTAGGGTCCCCTCTCCTAGGAAATCTCCATGAACAGAAAATGCTGAGCTATGCAGGAAGCTGAACATTGGTGGGACAAAGAGATCTGGCCGCATCGGTAAACTGCCAGTCAATGAACTTCCTGGTGACTCCTAGGGACCAAACATACATACATGGCCAGGTGGTAGAAGCTGGCATGCAGCCAGTCTATAAGTTAGGGTCTGTTTCCACTGTAGGAGAGATTATAGAAAACCTGCTTTTCAGGACTCAAGAAAAGACAGTCAGCAAAGCTGGCAGAAAAGGTGGGCACTGACACTTCTttaatggatttctttttctttttttttctttctttctgtttgtttttacttttgagtcagggtcttgctatgttatcAGGTCGGCCCAAAACTCCTGAACTCATGAGATcctctgcctcggcctcctgaataGGTGGGACTAAAGGTATGCAACTTCATGCACAGCTCTTTGATAGGTTTCCTGAAGATGATAAGCTCCACAGTCCAGCAGAAGCCAAGCACAAGCAAGACAGCCCATTCTCTGCAACCAGAGAGCAAAGAAAGGCGGCAGGGCCTGAATCTAAGCCCTATCTGTGAAATGAGTTGAACaagccctttcctctctctgggcctcagtttgtCCATCCAGAGAAGGTCTGGCACATAGCACATAGTCTGGCACATAGCTATCTCTCAGGTCTCCATGACACCCACTGCCCCAGGTTCACTTTCTGGCTTGAAGCATCTTATGAGAGAGCTCTTTTCTGCTCTGGTGCTCTGGGatctaaaacaaaagcaaaggatCACTACCACCTCCTCCACTGAAATGTCCTCAAGTCTAAAGCCTGTAAAGCAGCAGGCCTGGCGCGCCCCACTGCTCCTGGGTAGAGATGCCCCAGGCAGCAAGGTCTACCAGCCTGGATGCCAATGGGAGCAAGAAGATGTCAGCATCAGCCACCAAATGGCAGCTGCTTCTCAGATCAGAGCTGGAAaagcatttaggaaaaaaatcctcCAATGGGGGAGACAGAAGTTCTGAGCCTTGTGCAGTCACCATACTCCAAGAGTCTGTCTCTCTGGCAAGGTAACAAAGAGTATTAAAgagtaagttttaaaaaacaagttcaaTTACCAAATCCCCAAATATGGAAAAGGAATGAAGTGAAAGGAGGGtgacaataaacaaaaatgagacTCTTACTAAGGCACAAAGGGAAAAGCTGGAGAGGCTCACGTTCCCAAGGGGGACACTAAATCTCCCTGCGAGGGACACTGGGAGTGAGACCTGGGGTACAGAGTGGAGAAGACCAGGGACCAAACAGTCCCGTCCTCTCTACACCCTTTTGCCAATGCCAGGGCAAGGTGCAAGGGCTTGGATGTCGAGGGCCTCCCTAAAAGCCCCTAAAGCCTGATCAGAATGGGTCCAATGAGCTTTTCTGCCCCACTGCAGGGGGGAGCGGGTAGGCGGCCCTTACCCTGTCCTTAACCAGGCAACAGCCCCCCAGACAATCCCAGGAATTTTCCAGAGCATTCCCACCCTAGCCACCGGCAGGGAGTGCCGGAGGGATTCAGAGCTTCTCTGCGGAACGCCCCCCACCCCCTGAGGTTCCGAGGGACCCTGCGCCTCCCTAGCTGACGCTGAGTGACTCTGAGACGGCCCCCGCTGGGGTTCAGTGCCCCTATCCGAAAAGTGGAAAGAGATGCGTATCTGCTAGACCGTGAGCCCCCATCCAGCCGTTTGAATTCCAGAGTCACCTCTGGTGGCGGCACGTGGAAGCCCCGCGGACAGCGGCACCCGGTTGCTGGTTTCCTTGGGCGGCGCCCAGCGCGGAGGGGACGTGCTCTGGTGGCTGGAGGTGACCCTGCAGCACCACCCTGCGGCCACAGTATCCTCCAGACGCCCTTTCAGGGAGCTTATGGGAAATCATCGCCTCCCTGACAACCAGAACCATCACTACCACAGCGCCCTGCCAACTGCATTTAGTGAAAGTTTACATTctagttattttcttatttaaattataatcttTGAAGCGGGTACTGTTATTCCCATtgcacagataaggaaactgaggtctgTGTCACTTGTCCATCCACCCCCTTGATAGAGCTGACCCGCCACAATCCCCGAAATTTTACTAGACACTTAGAAATGTGGGTGAAGGGTGCAGTTTTCTGCTGAAATAATCAGGGCTCTTCGGGTCCTCCCATCCCTGGGGTGTGGCTAGCTCCTGCACACCTGCCTCAGTGAGTGACCCTCACCGCTCCATTTTGAAGAAGGGTGTTCATGGCCATAAAGGTCAGAAGCCAAAGGACAAAGATGCTCAGATGCTTTGGAGCTTTGGCAGAGAAGGGGACTCTTAATCCTGAGAATCAGAGACTGTGGAAAGCTGAATGATTAGGGACTTCCCGACAAGGTGGAAAGAATTCTAAGTTATGGGCAGCTTGGGTTCCAGGCCATGGTCTGTTTCCAACTGCCTCTGTTACCTTGAATAAGTACTTTCTCTTCTCTGGGTCTCACTTTCCCTTCTGTGAAATAGAATTCTTCTAAATGATCTGATAatcttttcccttcctccatctccCCTACACACTGCCACACCCAAACTGGCTCTGACATCCCAAAAGCAGCCTTGGACTGAGATTTGAAAGTCCCAAGTAGGCATTCCTGAGCTCTGGGCTTAGATTCTAGGTCCTGGTAGGTTATCTGGCCTTGACAAGTTGTAATCATCAGAAGGTAGAAAGGCCCTATGCCTCTGAGAAAGGGCCTCAGGAGGCCTGCATTGTGATGACCTCGTCTGCTCTGTGACATCAtcctctctcccacccccaaCTCCTCTCTGCTCAACTGGTCTGCAAACAAACATCGATCTGAATCCCAAAGGCCTGAGAAAGTCTGTTCTCCAGTACCTGCTgctgatcttctgcctcagccagcAAGAATCATCATGAAATTGGAATTCACAGAGAAAAACTACAACAGCTTTGTGCTGCAGAACCTGAACAAACAAAGGAAACGCAAAGAGTACTGGGACATGGCCCTCACCGTGGACCACCATGTCTTCTTTGCACATCGGAATGTACTGGCAGCTGTCTCTCCATTGGTGAAGAACCTCATCTCCAGCAATGACATGAAAACCACCGATGAACTCTTCATCACCATTGACCCCAACTACCTGAGTCCAGCCACAGTGGACCAGCTCCTGGACTACTTCTACAGTGGCAAGGTGGTGATCTCAGAACAGAACGTGGAGGAGCTGCTTCGGGGAGCCCAGTATTTCAACACACCACGCCTTCGGATCCACTGCAATGACTTCCTTATTAAGTCTATCCGCCGTGCCAATTGCTTGCGCTACCTCTTCTTAGCCGAGTTGTTTGAGCTCAAAGAGGTGTCAGACTTGGCCTACTCTGGCATTCGTGACAACTTCCACTACTGGGCCAGTCCTGAGGGCTCCATGAACTTCATGCGCTGCCCGCCTGTCATCTTTGGCCGCCTACTCCGTGATGAAAACCTTCATGTGCTCAATGAGGACCAGGCTCTCAGTGCACTTGTCAATTGGGTGTACTTCCGGAAAGAGGAGCGGGAGAAATATTTCAAGAAGTTCTTCAATTATATCAATCTCAATGCTGTCTCCAACAAGACACTGATGTTTGCCAGCAACAAGCTGATGGGCATGGAGAATAGCTCAGCCCATGTGACCCTGATTGAGAGTGTCCTGATGGATCGAAAGCAGGAGCGGCCATGCAGCCTGCTGAGCTACCAGCGGAAAGGGGCCCTGCTTGATTCTGTGGTCATCCTTGGTGGTCAGAAGGCCCATGGCAAGTTCAATGATGGAGTGTTTGCCTATATCATCCAGGAGAACCTGTGGTTGAAACTCTCAGAGATGCCCTACCGGGCAGCAGCACTAAGTGCCACTTCTGCTGGTCGCTATATCTACATCTCTGGTGGCACCACTGAGCAGATTTCAGGGCTGAAGACAGCCTGGCGGTATGACATGGATGACAATTCCTGGACCAAGTTGCCTGATTTGCCCATTGGGCTTGTCTTTCATACCATGGTGACCTGTGGGGGGACAGTATACTCAGTGGGTGGAAGCATTGCTCCAAGGCGGTACGTCTCCAACATCTATCGTTATGATGAGCGCAAGGAATGTTGGTGCCTGGCAGGGAAAATGAGCATCCCTATGGATGGCACAGCTGTGATTACCAAGGGTGACCGGAACCTGTACATTGTCACTGGGCGGTGCTTGGTGAAAGGCTACATCTCCCGGGTTGGCGTAGTAGATTGCTTTGACACCACCACTGGGGACGTGGTTCAGTGTATTACCTTCCCCATTGAGTTCAACCACCGGCCTCTGCTCTCTTTCCATCAGGACAATATCCTTTGTGTGCACAGCCACCGGCAGAGTGTAGAAATCAACCTGCAGAAGATAAAGGCCAACAAGACGACCACCTCGGTGCCTCTCTTGCCCAACAACTGTCCCTTGGATGTATCCCATGCTATATGCTCCATTGGAGACAACAAGGTGTTTGTATGTGGGGGTGTCACCACAGCCAGTGATGTCCAGACAAAGGACTACACCATCAATCCAAACGCATACTTGCTGGACCAAAAGACAGGCGAGTGGAAGACCCTGGCCTCACCACCAGAGGCACTGGACTGTCCCGCCTGCTGTCTAGCCAAACTACCTTGCAAGATTCTTCAAAGGATTTAAACAACTTTTTAAGTGGGAGAATAAGTAAATGCATTATTATTCACAAtttaatgagagagaaagagaggaaggtggCCTTTTGGTTCCTTCTTAGCGATCCAGTCTATGCTTGGCCCTGAAGGAAGAGCTCTTGGGCTAAGGTCACTCCGAATGGGTGGAAATCCAGGGCTGGTGTGTCATTGGAGGTATCCAACAGAGGCTGGAATGAAGTCTCTGATGGGTGAAACTGAGAGTCTCCTGGGCTCCCAGTGGGTGAAATTCAGGGTTATTCTGACACTGAATAGCCAAACAGAGGCCAGAAAAAGAATCAGGGAAAATAGGTGCAACTGAGGCACCTCCCAAACACTGGTCAAAGTAATGTCTAGAAAACCCtctattctgcacccctgtggtCGCCTCTGAGGCATCTGCTAGACTGACAGGTAAAGCTTTTCTCAGAGTTTGAAGAGTTGGGATCCTTCAACACTCCCCTCTACCCTTGCAGGAAGGCAGAGGGGGCCCCATCCCAGGTCTGGGTCCAGAAGGAAGAAGGTGGTATGTATAGGAAGGATAGAAAAAGGAGGCAGAAGtaacaggaggcagaggcagggttAATTGGCTGTTGTGTTTGACCATGCAGCTACAGTAGTTTGTGTGTCATTTGTGGGGAAGTTGAGGATtacttacaagtttttctaggaaGTAAGGTTCATTGAGAACTTTCTCCAGGAATATATGAGGTGTGAGGGACTGAGCATGGAAGAGAAGCTAATaatgggagaagaaagaaagctaTATCGCTAGTGAAGAGGAGTTTGGGAATGAAGCAAATGACAGGGTAAAAGAGGCAAGATGGTGTAATAGGGATAGGGACTATAGGGCCAGGTGACCTGGTTTGAAAACCAATTTCATTACTTCCTGGGTGATCctaggcaagttatttaacatttCTATACCTCTGTTTCATTCTCTATAAAAGGGAGATAATAAGAGTGTCTATCCCATAGTGTAGATGTAAATGTTAAGAGAATGCAAGCAAATTCCCAAGAAAGCCCTTAGCATATACTAAAGTGCTACagaagtacttttttaaaagataaaaaaggatgggggtgAGGGAAATGAGGCAAGGGTTCAAATTCTTCAGCCCTTATATTAAGTAAATCCCCCATGAAATTCTCTTTGAGACTTCCTTTTTGAAAGCCTTCATGAACTTTCctcaattttaattgtttttctttcattcatttgtatattcacatataatACTCAATGACATAGAAAAACTGATCAACTTCTTGAAAACTATATATAAACCAAATATGAtcctcattcattcactcattcatgaATTTACTtactcatccattcatttattaattcaaatgcatgcacacatCATTCACTGAGGTTCCTCTGTGCTAGGTCCCTGTTCCAGATGTTGGGGACAGAGACAATCCATGTGCCAGGGAAGGGAGTGCCTATACCAGTGCCATGCAGCAGGAATGTAGTGTGAGCCACATATGTAACTTAAGTTTTCCTGGTAGACACATTAAACAGGTGAAAAGAAGctggtgaaattaattttaatacacattttctttaaccaaatATATTAAAAGTATTATCATTTAGATATGGAGTCAATGTAAAAATTTAATGAGATATTCAATGAACTCTTCTTTCATAATGAGTCTTTGGAATCCAGCATGAGTTTTTACGTTATAGCACAGCTTAGTTCAGGTTACTCACATTTAACATCCCCATGAGATTGGTGGCTATTGTATTAGACCATGCAGGACACTTTAGACATTCTCAGGGTTCAAATCTGCtcacttccctttttcttttcaatcCATCCTCCACAACCTACTCAGTATCACCTTACTGAGCTCTCTCGGGTGGTCACTCTTCTATTCCCTGATAGGGCTTACTTTCCTCCTTCTAGTCAAGACCTTGGACTTCATAACTGacctctcccctcccctgggACTTCTCCCATATTTTGCACTTCTTCAACCTTGGGCAGCCACCACTCTCTCTCATTGCCCAGCTGGAAGAATGAAGTCTTACAGATTCATGGACTAACTCAACTGCTCTACTCCCCAGGTTTACTAAACCCA
This portion of the Ictidomys tridecemlineatus isolate mIctTri1 chromosome 4, mIctTri1.hap1, whole genome shotgun sequence genome encodes:
- the Ccin gene encoding calicin; translated protein: MKLEFTEKNYNSFVLQNLNKQRKRKEYWDMALTVDHHVFFAHRNVLAAVSPLVKNLISSNDMKTTDELFITIDPNYLSPATVDQLLDYFYSGKVVISEQNVEELLRGAQYFNTPRLRIHCNDFLIKSIRRANCLRYLFLAELFELKEVSDLAYSGIRDNFHYWASPEGSMNFMRCPPVIFGRLLRDENLHVLNEDQALSALVNWVYFRKEEREKYFKKFFNYINLNAVSNKTLMFASNKLMGMENSSAHVTLIESVLMDRKQERPCSLLSYQRKGALLDSVVILGGQKAHGKFNDGVFAYIIQENLWLKLSEMPYRAAALSATSAGRYIYISGGTTEQISGLKTAWRYDMDDNSWTKLPDLPIGLVFHTMVTCGGTVYSVGGSIAPRRYVSNIYRYDERKECWCLAGKMSIPMDGTAVITKGDRNLYIVTGRCLVKGYISRVGVVDCFDTTTGDVVQCITFPIEFNHRPLLSFHQDNILCVHSHRQSVEINLQKIKANKTTTSVPLLPNNCPLDVSHAICSIGDNKVFVCGGVTTASDVQTKDYTINPNAYLLDQKTGEWKTLASPPEALDCPACCLAKLPCKILQRI